The following are encoded together in the Flavihumibacter fluvii genome:
- a CDS encoding putative LPS assembly protein LptD yields MNHGGKFSLKYSSIGLFTLLLCTLTLLSSANYYDSPFFYKQLTTVQADTIPIRADTIPVKPTDTTIRTYQRTDTLNVKVSKDSLDGPVAYSASDSMVLDMTTKKITLYNTATTKYQDLDLTAYKIELDQPTQMVVATYTLDTLGRQVGKPHFVQGESNMDADSITYNFKTQKGITKSTFTQQGEMYVYGERIKKINLTDFFAYKGRFTTCNLDTPHFAFRTKKMKLVNKKLAVSGPLHAEFEGVPVPIYLPFGFFPLAQGRHSGILPPQFTANEQFGLGLEGLGYYKVLNDMFDMMVRGDIYSYGGWRATLTPTYRKRYRYSGRMNLAYQHTRMLSNDPKKEYETSKSFNIQWSHMVDAKARPGTSFQASVNAGSSQYNQYNSQNPSVNFNNQLYSSITYTKNWSNKYNLSLSAGHDQNSVSREFHVRLPDGSFTVNNFYPFQQKEFVGEPKWYEKLGIGLNTQFRNQVAFNDTTVSFNTLLDTMQWGAQHNIPITLALPSLGPIQVAPGFSYSEKWYGKQFTRAWNPTTEKVDSFYNKGFFTARDISFNIGLNTAIFGLFNKFGPNSKVRAIRHVVRPSISASYKPDLNSKDYYTTQVDKNGRTLRASKYAGSLYGAYGEGQFGGMSFNLDNNLEMKVKSKTDTVTDGGLKKVRLLDGFGLSTSYNFLKDSMKLEPISLYIRSTLFEKVNITAGGVLNPYKTDQYGYPINEFVWEHDKFKLGKIVTGNIAISTSFRSKKSDKKEEASATQEYLTNNGQLPMTLEEQQAQLDYVRNNPAEFADFNIPWSVNLSYSLSFSTTPKTDYSGFTTRITSSINVSGDFNLTPKWKVGANTFYDFRGSNLQQLTMFLSRELHCWQLGINITPVGLYRSFNITINPKSGMLRDLKINRSKYFYTQ; encoded by the coding sequence ATGAATCACGGCGGCAAATTTAGTTTAAAATACAGTTCGATTGGGCTTTTTACGCTGCTCCTTTGCACTTTAACGCTCTTATCTTCAGCGAATTATTACGATTCGCCCTTTTTTTACAAGCAGTTAACAACTGTTCAGGCTGATACAATCCCTATTCGCGCAGATACCATACCAGTAAAGCCCACAGATACAACAATCCGGACCTACCAAAGGACCGATACCTTAAATGTTAAAGTTTCAAAAGATTCATTGGATGGTCCGGTTGCTTATTCCGCTTCTGATTCCATGGTGCTGGATATGACCACCAAAAAAATCACACTTTACAATACTGCGACCACCAAATACCAGGACCTCGACCTCACGGCATATAAGATAGAGCTGGACCAGCCCACCCAGATGGTGGTGGCCACCTATACACTGGATACATTGGGCAGGCAGGTCGGCAAGCCCCATTTTGTGCAGGGGGAAAGTAATATGGATGCGGATTCCATCACCTATAATTTTAAAACACAAAAGGGAATCACCAAAAGCACGTTTACCCAACAGGGTGAAATGTATGTGTATGGTGAACGGATCAAAAAAATCAACCTCACCGATTTCTTTGCCTATAAGGGGCGCTTCACCACCTGCAACCTCGATACACCACACTTTGCTTTCCGCACCAAGAAAATGAAACTGGTGAATAAAAAATTGGCTGTGAGTGGTCCGCTCCATGCAGAATTTGAAGGTGTTCCCGTACCCATTTATTTACCCTTTGGGTTCTTTCCCTTAGCACAGGGACGGCATTCGGGCATTTTACCCCCGCAGTTTACGGCCAATGAACAATTTGGATTGGGATTGGAAGGCCTGGGTTATTATAAAGTGCTCAACGATATGTTTGATATGATGGTGCGGGGTGATATTTATTCCTACGGTGGCTGGCGGGCCACCCTTACACCCACCTACCGAAAACGGTACCGGTACTCTGGCCGGATGAACCTGGCTTACCAGCATACTCGCATGTTGAGTAATGATCCCAAAAAGGAATACGAAACGAGCAAAAGTTTCAATATCCAGTGGAGCCATATGGTGGATGCCAAGGCGCGGCCGGGGACTTCATTCCAGGCCAGTGTGAATGCGGGTTCCAGTCAGTATAACCAGTACAACTCGCAGAATCCTTCTGTCAATTTTAATAACCAGTTGTACTCCTCCATTACCTACACCAAGAACTGGAGCAATAAATACAACCTGAGCCTGAGTGCAGGCCACGACCAGAATAGTGTTTCCCGGGAATTCCATGTTCGGCTGCCAGATGGTTCCTTTACCGTGAATAATTTTTACCCCTTTCAACAAAAGGAGTTTGTGGGTGAACCCAAATGGTATGAGAAGCTGGGCATTGGCCTGAATACCCAATTCAGGAACCAGGTGGCCTTTAATGATACGACTGTTTCATTCAACACCTTACTCGATACCATGCAGTGGGGTGCTCAGCACAATATCCCGATAACCCTGGCATTACCTTCTTTGGGACCGATCCAGGTAGCCCCCGGATTTTCTTATTCAGAAAAATGGTACGGCAAGCAGTTTACCCGGGCCTGGAATCCAACTACCGAAAAAGTGGATTCATTTTACAATAAAGGTTTTTTTACAGCAAGGGATATCTCCTTTAATATCGGGCTTAACACGGCAATTTTTGGGCTGTTCAACAAATTCGGTCCCAATAGCAAGGTCAGGGCTATCCGGCATGTGGTCCGGCCATCCATATCCGCCAGTTATAAACCCGATTTGAACAGCAAAGACTACTATACGACCCAGGTGGATAAAAACGGGCGGACCCTCCGCGCCAGTAAATATGCGGGCAGTCTATATGGCGCCTATGGGGAAGGGCAATTTGGCGGAATGAGTTTCAACCTGGATAATAACCTTGAGATGAAGGTGAAATCCAAAACGGATACGGTAACGGATGGTGGCCTTAAGAAAGTGCGGCTTTTGGATGGATTTGGATTGTCGACCAGTTATAATTTCCTGAAAGATTCCATGAAACTGGAACCAATCTCCCTGTATATCCGGAGTACATTATTTGAGAAAGTGAATATTACAGCCGGTGGCGTGCTGAATCCCTATAAAACGGATCAATATGGTTATCCTATAAATGAATTTGTATGGGAACATGACAAATTCAAATTGGGAAAGATCGTTACCGGCAATATTGCTATCTCTACCTCATTCAGGAGCAAAAAATCAGATAAGAAAGAGGAGGCCTCAGCCACCCAGGAATACCTGACGAATAACGGGCAGTTGCCGATGACATTGGAAGAGCAGCAGGCGCAGCTCGATTACGTACGTAATAATCCGGCTGAATTTGCCGATTTTAATATTCCCTGGTCTGTAAATCTTTCCTATTCCTTAAGTTTTTCCACAACCCCCAAAACAGACTATTCCGGTTTCACCACCCGGATCACCTCCAGTATTAATGTGAGTGGTGATTTCAACCTTACGCCCAAATGGAAAGTGGGTGCCAATACTTTTTATGATTTCCGTGGCTCCAACCTCCAGCAACTAACGATGTTCCTTAGCCGCGAATTACACTGCTGGCAATTGGGTATCAACATTACTCCTGTTGGCCTGTACAGGTCATTCAACATTACGATCAATCCGAAATCTGGAATGTTGCGGGATTTGAAGATAAACAGGAGTAAGTATTTTTATACGCAGTAA
- a CDS encoding PmoA family protein, translating into MKYLCLIAISCFVMEAAAQKKWEGFEIVEKPAGKRVDILYNGRLLTAYRYDDSVFKPFLYPVNTVDGITVTRGYPLEPRKGDRSDHPHHVGVWLNYESVNGLDFWNNSTAIEPARRNAYGTILHTAIEAKEAHKDKASLVVRAKWVRPNGQLVLNERTTYKFSVVNNDFIIDRTTTLTADKDSVKFKDVKDGLFAIRVARELEQPSTEKSEYIDEHGNKTEVPALPTSGITGRYTSSNGLTGDSVWSTQGTWVMLQGIKDNKPITIGIFDHPGNPGYPAYWHARGYGLFSVNPLGRAIFSNGKERLNLSLAPGQSTQFRYTLLVSSGKNISPADMEKIAKQVN; encoded by the coding sequence ATGAAGTACCTATGTTTAATAGCGATCAGTTGTTTTGTTATGGAAGCTGCTGCTCAGAAAAAATGGGAAGGCTTTGAAATCGTGGAGAAACCTGCAGGCAAGCGGGTTGATATCCTGTATAATGGGCGCTTACTCACAGCTTATCGTTATGATGATTCCGTTTTTAAACCATTTTTATATCCGGTAAATACGGTAGATGGAATTACCGTAACGAGGGGTTATCCGCTGGAACCCCGGAAGGGGGACCGTTCAGACCATCCGCACCATGTTGGGGTGTGGCTGAATTATGAGTCGGTAAACGGCCTGGATTTCTGGAACAATTCTACGGCTATTGAACCTGCACGAAGGAACGCGTACGGCACCATTTTGCATACAGCAATAGAAGCAAAAGAAGCCCATAAGGATAAGGCCAGTCTGGTGGTGCGTGCTAAATGGGTTCGGCCTAACGGACAATTGGTCCTAAACGAAAGAACGACCTATAAGTTTTCCGTAGTGAATAATGATTTTATCATTGATCGCACCACCACACTTACTGCTGATAAGGATTCGGTGAAATTCAAAGATGTTAAGGATGGCCTCTTTGCCATAAGGGTGGCACGTGAACTGGAACAGCCATCCACTGAAAAGAGTGAGTATATTGATGAGCATGGTAATAAAACCGAAGTTCCTGCGCTTCCCACATCAGGTATAACAGGCAGGTATACCAGCAGCAATGGATTAACGGGCGATTCGGTGTGGAGCACCCAGGGAACCTGGGTGATGTTGCAGGGAATAAAGGACAATAAACCGATCACCATCGGGATCTTTGATCATCCCGGGAATCCGGGTTACCCGGCCTACTGGCATGCCCGTGGTTATGGTTTATTTTCAGTAAATCCTTTGGGCAGGGCCATATTCAGCAATGGAAAAGAGCGCCTTAATTTATCCCTGGCACCGGGTCAATCCACCCAGTTCAGGTATACCTTATTGGTGAGTTCCGGAAAAAATATTAGTCCGGCTGATATGGAAAAAATCGCTAAGCAGGTCAATTGA
- the ung gene encoding uracil-DNA glycosylase — protein sequence MDVKIEPGWKAILKNEFTKASFQQVVTHLKTELMAGEIIYPPGSLIFNAFNKTPFDQVKVVILGQDPYHNPGQAHGLSFSVPDGVNPPPSLMNIYKEIATDIGVTMPRQGNLEKWAERGVLLLNAVLTVRVNEPASHSKIGWMDFTDAVIRHISDEKEHVVFLLWGKFAQEKQALIDETKHLVLKAAHPSPFSADKGFFGCRHFSRTNEYLVRQGIDPIDWSL from the coding sequence ATGGATGTAAAAATTGAACCCGGCTGGAAAGCCATCTTGAAGAATGAATTCACCAAAGCCTCTTTTCAGCAGGTCGTCACCCACCTTAAAACAGAGCTGATGGCAGGCGAGATCATTTACCCGCCTGGTTCCCTGATTTTTAATGCCTTCAATAAAACCCCATTTGACCAGGTTAAGGTGGTGATACTTGGGCAGGACCCTTACCATAATCCGGGCCAGGCGCATGGACTCAGCTTTTCAGTACCTGATGGCGTCAACCCGCCACCCTCGCTCATGAATATTTATAAGGAGATCGCTACGGATATCGGGGTAACCATGCCCCGGCAAGGCAACCTGGAAAAATGGGCCGAACGTGGTGTACTTCTGTTGAACGCGGTACTTACAGTAAGGGTCAATGAACCAGCCAGTCATTCTAAAATCGGATGGATGGATTTTACCGATGCTGTCATCCGCCACATCAGCGATGAGAAAGAACATGTCGTATTCTTGTTATGGGGAAAATTTGCCCAGGAAAAACAGGCATTGATTGATGAAACCAAACACCTTGTTTTAAAAGCTGCACATCCCTCGCCATTCAGCGCCGATAAAGGTTTTTTTGGCTGCCGGCATTTTTCACGCACCAATGAATACCTGGTGCGGCAGGGTATTGATCCCATTGATTGGTCATTGTGA
- a CDS encoding four helix bundle protein — protein MKPHQNLEVWKVSFLLVKELYILTAQFPSSEKFGIISQIRRAAVSIPANISEGAGRQSKKEFHHFLTISMGSLSELDTLLMISQSIGYFDEATLIDLSNKLERISRLLHGLLKKVKIESYMR, from the coding sequence ATGAAACCGCATCAAAATCTGGAAGTATGGAAGGTGAGCTTTCTATTGGTTAAGGAACTTTATATCCTAACTGCACAATTTCCTTCATCAGAAAAGTTTGGCATAATTTCTCAAATCCGAAGGGCGGCAGTTTCTATTCCGGCAAATATTTCTGAAGGAGCTGGCAGGCAATCAAAAAAGGAATTTCATCATTTTCTGACCATTTCCATGGGCTCATTAAGTGAGTTAGATACTTTGTTGATGATTTCACAATCCATAGGATATTTTGACGAAGCAACGCTTATTGATTTGTCCAATAAGCTTGAAAGGATTTCAAGATTATTGCATGGATTATTGAAAAAGGTAAAAATTGAATCTTATATGCGTTGA
- a CDS encoding lysophospholipid acyltransferase family protein has translation MNWIKNIFGRIWALWAMIAFSATMLLFLVPVFIFCVPLEEPKRTHRFILYSRIWMAVFLRLIGCPLTVNGKANFAPGQQYIVVCNHNALMDVPISSPAIPAGNKTIAKASMAKVPVFGIIYKMGSVLVDRNSDKSRKDSFSKMKKVLDMGLHMCIYPEGTRNKTSEPLKPFHDGAFRLARDTGKAIIPGVIFNTRIVNPAHKSFYLMPHRLRIDFLEPIEVGENDTVESLKEKVFVVMWEHYVAVNGKQ, from the coding sequence ATGAACTGGATTAAAAACATTTTCGGCAGGATCTGGGCCCTATGGGCGATGATCGCATTTTCTGCCACCATGCTCCTCTTCCTGGTCCCGGTTTTTATCTTTTGTGTTCCCCTGGAAGAACCGAAAAGGACCCACCGCTTCATCCTCTACTCCCGCATCTGGATGGCCGTTTTCCTGCGACTGATCGGCTGCCCGCTTACCGTAAATGGTAAAGCCAATTTTGCACCAGGCCAGCAATATATTGTTGTTTGCAATCACAATGCATTGATGGATGTGCCTATCTCCTCGCCTGCCATTCCCGCTGGCAATAAAACCATTGCCAAAGCTTCGATGGCAAAAGTGCCGGTATTCGGTATCATTTATAAAATGGGCAGTGTACTGGTAGACCGCAATAGTGACAAAAGCCGAAAGGACAGTTTCTCCAAAATGAAAAAAGTGCTTGACATGGGATTGCACATGTGCATTTATCCGGAAGGCACCCGGAATAAAACCAGTGAACCCCTGAAACCCTTTCACGACGGTGCTTTCCGCCTGGCCCGCGATACCGGAAAAGCGATCATTCCCGGCGTTATCTTTAATACGCGAATCGTTAATCCCGCTCATAAGTCATTTTACCTGATGCCACACAGACTGCGGATAGATTTCCTTGAACCCATCGAGGTAGGTGAAAACGATACTGTTGAAAGCCTGAAGGAGAAGGTGTTTGTGGTGATGTGGGAGCATTATGTGGCGGTGAACGGTAAACAGTGA
- a CDS encoding Gfo/Idh/MocA family protein, translated as MSSRRKFIRQSLKASAGIYLGTMGLSAASYARIIGSNDRVNVGVIGFSDRFRGSHLPCFMNHYKELNFDMVAVSDIWKMRREEGAALLKSKFGHDIRTCRNNDELYAMKDIDAVMISTADFQHALHTIEAVKAGRDAYTEKPFAETMEDNNAALKAVKESGRIVQIGSQRRSGANYQAAAEFVQQGKFGDITMVELTWNVNQPGRWRRLDAVSKIREEDTDWTRFQMNRPAAAWDPRKYLEFRLFWPYSSGLPGQWMSHQIDTVHWFSGLQHPRSVVANGGVYKWKDGRSNWDTITAVFDYGPAADKTKGFQVVFSSRMHNGDDDPTELYYSNGGELNLSTNMISPKGGLKKGPAEAMKMQPNLLPEMELVAEKIKVETAANTGGDQLTSAHIRNWMECIRSRKTPNAPVEAGYSHSIATIMTTAASRTGGKATFDEATKQVLVDGKIFKY; from the coding sequence ATGTCATCCCGCAGAAAATTTATCCGTCAATCATTGAAAGCATCAGCTGGCATTTATCTGGGCACAATGGGCCTGAGTGCTGCCAGTTATGCCCGCATCATCGGTTCCAACGACCGTGTAAATGTAGGTGTAATTGGTTTTTCCGACAGGTTCAGGGGTTCACATTTGCCTTGTTTTATGAACCATTATAAAGAACTGAATTTTGATATGGTGGCCGTTTCTGATATCTGGAAGATGCGCCGCGAAGAAGGTGCTGCCTTGCTGAAATCGAAGTTCGGGCATGATATCAGGACCTGCAGGAACAATGATGAATTGTATGCCATGAAAGACATTGATGCGGTGATGATCAGTACGGCCGATTTCCAGCATGCCCTGCATACCATTGAGGCAGTGAAAGCAGGTCGCGATGCCTATACGGAAAAGCCTTTTGCAGAAACCATGGAGGATAACAATGCTGCATTAAAAGCTGTGAAGGAATCCGGAAGGATAGTGCAAATCGGCTCCCAGAGACGCAGTGGGGCCAACTACCAGGCTGCTGCAGAATTTGTTCAGCAAGGTAAGTTTGGCGATATCACAATGGTTGAACTCACCTGGAATGTGAACCAGCCTGGTCGCTGGCGCAGGCTCGATGCAGTGAGTAAAATAAGGGAAGAAGATACTGATTGGACACGTTTTCAAATGAACCGTCCGGCTGCTGCCTGGGATCCCCGCAAATACCTGGAATTCCGGTTGTTCTGGCCTTATTCTTCAGGTTTGCCTGGTCAATGGATGAGTCACCAGATCGATACGGTGCATTGGTTTAGCGGGTTACAACATCCGCGGAGCGTGGTGGCTAATGGTGGCGTGTATAAGTGGAAAGACGGCCGTTCCAACTGGGATACCATCACAGCGGTATTTGACTATGGTCCTGCAGCAGATAAGACAAAAGGCTTCCAGGTAGTGTTTTCTTCGCGTATGCATAATGGTGATGATGACCCAACTGAATTATATTATTCCAATGGCGGTGAACTGAACCTCAGTACAAATATGATTTCACCCAAAGGCGGATTAAAAAAAGGCCCTGCCGAAGCAATGAAGATGCAGCCCAACCTGTTACCTGAAATGGAATTGGTTGCTGAAAAAATTAAAGTTGAAACAGCCGCCAATACCGGCGGTGACCAGCTAACGAGTGCGCATATCCGAAACTGGATGGAATGTATCCGAAGCCGGAAAACACCGAATGCACCAGTGGAAGCAGGTTATAGCCATTCAATTGCCACCATCATGACCACTGCAGCAAGCCGGACTGGTGGAAAGGCCACTTTTGATGAAGCAACTAAACAGGTGTTGGTTGATGGAAAAATTTTCAAATACTAA